In the Vitis vinifera cultivar Pinot Noir 40024 chromosome 2, ASM3070453v1 genome, one interval contains:
- the LOC100260748 gene encoding uncharacterized protein LOC100260748, producing the protein MVLWEITLGTAYFLGLKRTYKLILRIQRRLVGPNHPKIRHFLHRRTRAVFDVALKVHRSIQERDIEVGRNLGNRILRCLDRMKPSAQIRGSLEKPHLAGSTSSSMTKQASNAQHQKTQGATIQKSSFKGVDHESKRHLFSSSKYIWHKPFSPITMMMRPPTSAGMTTQYRHMSFWGPEVLRSSCGRAGFEGVIRKDIMQWMLQN; encoded by the exons ATGGTGTTGTGGGAGATCACATTGGGAACTGCCTATTTCTTAGGGCTCAAACGAACCTACAAGCTCATTCTCAGGATTCAGCGTCGCCTCGTCGGCCCTAATCACCCTAAAATCCGTCATTTTCTTCATAG GCGAACACGAGCTGTCTTTGATGTTGCACTAAAGGTTCATCGGAGTATTCAAGAAAGAGACATTGAAGTGGGGCGGAACCTTGGTAACCGGATCCTCCGTTGCCTTGACCGCATGAAACCATCTGCTCAGATCCGTGGTTCCCTAGAAAAACCCCATCTGGCTGGCAGCACAAGCAGTAGCATGACTAAGCAGGCAAGCAATGCCCAACACCAGAAAACTCAGGGGGCCACCATCCAAAAATCCAGCTTCAAGGGTGTGGATCATGAATCCAAAAGGCATTTGTTTTCCTCTTCCAAATACATATGGCACAAACCCTTCTCCCCTATCACAATGATGATGCGGCCCCCAACATCTGCTGGGATGACCACCCAATATAGGCACATGTCCTTCTGGGGCCCTGAAGTGCTGAGATCAAGTTGCGGGAGAGCTGGGTTCGAGGGGGTGATTCGGAAAGACATAATGCAGTGGATGCTGCAGAACTAA